In Salmo salar chromosome ssa24, Ssal_v3.1, whole genome shotgun sequence, the following proteins share a genomic window:
- the gdnfb gene encoding glial cell line-derived neurotrophic factor, with protein sequence MKLWDTLTTCFVLLSSVHTSPLRNRQSTKRTRASESLHDFPPMHLSIFSTKSPETADREELSVETQYNMDELQPEQFEDVVDFIKVTISRLKSSLHLGTGSRIRMKRERRKGGKGATRGKDQRERSGSGRGRGRGKGGRGQGCLLKQIHLNVTDLGLGYQTSEEMIFRYCSGPCRNSETNYDKILNNLTQNKRLLPETPPHACCRPVAFDDDLSFLDDHLMYHTMKKHSARRCGCV encoded by the exons ATGAAGTTATGGGATACCCTTACCACCTGTTTCGTGCTGCTGAGCAGCGTACATACGAGCCCTCTCCGGAACCGACAGTCCACAAAAAGAACACGCGCTTCAGAGAGTCTCCATGACTTCCCGCCAATGCATCTCAGCATATTTTCAACCAAAAGTCCAGAAACAGCCGACAGGGAAGAGTTATCTGTAGAAACACAAT ATAACATGGATGAGCTTCAGCCAGAGCAGTTTGAGGATGTGGTGGATTTCATCAAAGTCACCATCAGTAGACTGAAGAGCTCGTTACACCTGGGCACGGGCTCAAGGATACGAATGAaacgagagagaaggaaaggagggaAGGGAGCAACCAGAGGAAAGGACCAGAGGGAGAGGTCTGGGAGCGGACGAGGGAGAGGGCGAGGGAAAGGGGGCAGAGGACAAGGCTGTCTGCTCAAACAGATCCACCTGAATGTGACTGACCTGGGTTTAGGTTATCAAACCAGCGAGGAAATGATCTTCCGGTACTGCAGCGGGCCTTGCAGGAACTCGGAAACCAACTACGATAAAATCCTCAACAACCTCACCCAAAACAAGAGGCTCCTGCCGGAAACGCCGCCTCACGCTTGCTGTCGACCAGTCGCCTTTGACGATGACCTGTCCTTCCTGGATGACCACTTGATGTACCATACAATGAAGAAGCATTCTGCCCGGAGGTGTGGCtgtgtctga